Below is a window of Rhizobium tumorigenes DNA.
AACATCAGCGCATATCGGCGGCGCTTATGCCTATGCCATACCGGGCGCCGTTTCTGCGCGCGGCATGCTCGCCGCGCCGGTCGACGGACGCTTGTTGTTTGCCGGCGAAGCTTGTTCCGTTGCGCGCTATTCCACGGCTCACGGCGCCTTCGAGACAGGCGTTGCAGCGGCTGAAAGGATTATCGATGCCGCGCCAGCACCTGCGGCCATTGCACTTGCAAACGAAAGCTAGCCTACCATATTTTCTGCGAGATACTTTTGAGCGCGACACAGCATTATATCCGGCCTATCGCCGCATCTTACGTATTCGGTTCGACAATCGAGAAGCTGTCACACGACGGCGGCGCCATGCCTTTTCTGATGCCCTGTCTTGGGTTTCGCAGTATCGACAGGGATTAGATATGCTCAATCGCTTCACCTTCAGTCGCCGGGCGAGCTTCTGGACGGCTGCCGCAGTCGTCGCCCACACGCTGTGGACAAGTGCTGCGCCGGCCATGACCTACCCGCTCTATGCCAGGGAGTGGGGGCTCACACCATTTGCAACGACCACGATCTTCGCGATCTATCCCATCGTGGTGGTGCTGGTCCTGGTGGTTTTCGGCGATATTTCCGATTATGTCGGTCGCCGCAAGACGATGCTGTTCGGGTTAGCAGCGTCGCTGATCGGTGTGCTGCTGTTTGCCGTTGCGCCGGATGTCTGGTGGGTGCTTGTCGGACGCGCTTTCATGGGCATCGGGGTCGGGCTTTCCGCCGGGCCGTCGGCTGCCGCGCTCGTGGAATTCAGCGCGCCGGGTCAAGGTCAAAAAGCCAGCGCCATCACTACGCTCGCCCAGGTCACCGGCCTGATATGCGCAGCGCTGGTGGGCGGCGCACTGATCCAGTATGCACCGTTTCCGACACGCCTGAACTTCATCGTGCTTCTTTTGGTGCTTGCTGGGATATTTGCGGCGACTTGGTTTCTTCCGCGCCATCTCAGCACGGAGGCCTCCGGTCCTTGGCGGTTCAAGGCCATCGTCATCCCGCGCGGCCTGCGCAAGATCTTCGCGACATCGACCATCGCCGTCACTGCGTCCTATGCGATGGGCACCATCATCCTATCCCT
It encodes the following:
- a CDS encoding MFS transporter, whose amino-acid sequence is MLNRFTFSRRASFWTAAAVVAHTLWTSAAPAMTYPLYAREWGLTPFATTTIFAIYPIVVVLVLVVFGDISDYVGRRKTMLFGLAASLIGVLLFAVAPDVWWVLVGRAFMGIGVGLSAGPSAAALVEFSAPGQGQKASAITTLAQVTGLICAALVGGALIQYAPFPTRLNFIVLLLVLAGIFAATWFLPRHLSTEASGPWRFKAIVIPRGLRKIFATSTIAVTASYAMGTIILSLGAQIAHDVIGSPNAMVNGATIALFAFVGGAVAIPARGLKSSATILIGGLASLTAVGLLAFSASQHSLGLFATALVFGGISYSLLFSGGLGLLNANAPPHHRGGTLSALFLVAYLAQGLAALLLGKLATLYGLNFAVDVGSAIIAALSLCAMLLAVLYASPTPSSRHVIGNRP